A genomic segment from Ignavibacteriales bacterium encodes:
- a CDS encoding septal ring lytic transglycosylase RlpA family protein, which produces MFHNKEVLLRSLAKIFFVLILVALVGFTVIVNEDKITEPVVTENLSSVNNAEITADRSLVEFLDKGNMKASWYGPGFHGRLTANGEVYDQMSFTAAHKSLKFGTLLKITNPRNNKSVVIRINDRGPYVTGRDLDLSKAAALELGMVKRGVAKIKVEELKIAGLDNQSLN; this is translated from the coding sequence ATGTTTCATAATAAAGAGGTCTTATTGAGATCATTAGCAAAGATATTTTTTGTTCTTATTTTAGTTGCCCTGGTTGGTTTTACTGTAATAGTAAACGAAGATAAAATAACTGAGCCAGTTGTAACTGAAAATTTAAGTTCGGTTAATAATGCAGAAATAACTGCTGATCGTTCTTTAGTTGAGTTTTTGGATAAAGGAAACATGAAAGCTTCATGGTATGGTCCTGGATTTCATGGAAGATTGACCGCAAATGGAGAAGTTTACGACCAAATGTCATTTACGGCGGCTCATAAATCATTAAAATTTGGCACATTATTAAAGATTACTAACCCCAGAAATAATAAATCTGTTGTAATCAGGATTAACGATAGAGGTCCATACGTAACTGGAAGAGATCTAGATCTTTCTAAAGCAGCAGCACTTGAACTCGGGATGGTTAAAAGAGGCGTTGCAAAAATTAAGGTTGAGGAGCTCAAGATAGCAGGATTGGATAATCAATCGCTAAACTGA
- a CDS encoding T9SS type A sorting domain-containing protein translates to MKKIIIVFAFLLTLSFQINAQWFWQNPLPQGNDLYSVCFIDENIGWAVGNAGTFLKTIDGGISWINQASNVTDQINDICFTDINNGWCVGAYGTILNTSDGGVNWTKQISGTTEWINSVYFRNIYEGWAVGNNGVILKTVDGGTTWESELSGTINILSDVFFINSNLGWSVGNQGTILKTNDGGQNWSVKPIGINNWLGSIYFIDENIGWSVGSYGTILKTFDGGENWTIQSADTNAWFSSIHFFDNDIGWIVGQNGLILKSTNGGSTWDNQPSGTAGNLIDIDIINQNSSWIAGLNGVILKTTDGGTGWSKQSLGTTNNLYSISLINPTLGWATGQNGTILKTTNGGNSWNNRQSGVLEDLKSIYFIDSLYGWTVGKNGLILNTTDGGINWETHSSGTTSYLNSVFFINKNEGWTTGGYPYSGTILHSTDGGISWNHQLFGELSHLESIYFVNSEVGWAVGYAGTILKTTNGGINWFTQFSNSIEWLFSVHFIDENVGWAVGNAGTILKTTNGGNNWVTKVSGTQVVLYSVNFSNNNIGWVVGNGGLVLKSTDGGETWDIQLKRTNKSLHSINCIDENNVWIVGEGGSILHTTNGGVTFIEDEKNSTQPQEFLLQQNYPNPFNPRTSIQYTISTTQFVTLKVYDLLGREVAILVNEEKPAGSYEVEFNSASSIKNLASGIYFYRLQAGNFVETKKMILLK, encoded by the coding sequence ATGAAAAAGATCATTATTGTTTTCGCTTTCCTTCTTACACTTTCATTTCAAATAAATGCACAGTGGTTTTGGCAAAATCCTTTGCCGCAGGGAAATGATCTATACTCAGTGTGTTTTATTGATGAAAATATTGGTTGGGCTGTTGGAAATGCCGGTACATTTCTAAAAACTATAGATGGCGGTATCAGTTGGATAAACCAAGCGAGCAATGTTACTGACCAGATTAATGATATTTGTTTTACAGATATAAATAATGGCTGGTGTGTAGGGGCTTATGGTACAATTTTGAATACATCGGATGGGGGCGTAAACTGGACAAAACAAATAAGCGGAACAACTGAATGGATTAATTCAGTTTACTTCCGAAATATTTATGAAGGTTGGGCTGTTGGCAACAATGGAGTAATACTAAAAACTGTAGATGGTGGAACGACTTGGGAAAGTGAATTAAGTGGAACGATTAATATACTTTCAGATGTTTTTTTTATAAATAGTAATTTGGGGTGGTCTGTTGGAAACCAAGGAACAATTTTAAAAACTAATGATGGTGGGCAAAACTGGTCAGTTAAACCAATAGGGATTAACAACTGGCTTGGGTCGATATATTTTATAGACGAAAATATTGGGTGGTCTGTTGGTTCTTATGGTACAATCCTTAAAACATTTGATGGCGGCGAAAATTGGACAATTCAATCTGCTGACACTAATGCTTGGTTTTCTTCAATTCATTTCTTTGACAATGACATTGGCTGGATTGTTGGGCAAAATGGATTAATTCTTAAAAGCACAAATGGCGGGAGCACTTGGGATAATCAACCATCAGGTACGGCAGGTAATCTTATTGATATTGACATTATTAATCAAAATAGCAGTTGGATAGCAGGTTTAAATGGAGTTATCCTTAAAACAACGGATGGTGGGACTGGGTGGTCAAAACAATCTCTTGGAACAACAAATAATCTTTATTCAATTTCATTAATAAATCCTACGCTGGGATGGGCAACTGGTCAAAATGGTACGATATTAAAAACCACAAATGGAGGAAATAGCTGGAATAATAGACAAAGTGGAGTTTTGGAAGATCTAAAATCTATCTATTTTATCGATAGCTTATATGGTTGGACTGTAGGAAAAAATGGTTTAATCCTTAATACTACTGATGGGGGGATAAATTGGGAAACACATTCAAGTGGAACAACTAGCTACTTAAATTCTGTATTTTTTATAAATAAAAACGAAGGCTGGACTACAGGGGGTTATCCATATTCAGGTACTATATTGCACTCAACTGATGGCGGTATAAGCTGGAATCATCAATTATTTGGAGAATTATCACATTTAGAATCAATATATTTTGTTAATAGTGAGGTCGGCTGGGCAGTTGGTTATGCGGGTACAATTCTCAAGACAACAAATGGTGGAATTAATTGGTTTACACAATTTAGTAACTCAATTGAGTGGCTTTTCTCGGTACACTTTATAGATGAAAATGTTGGTTGGGCGGTTGGAAATGCTGGTACTATTTTAAAAACAACTAATGGAGGAAATAATTGGGTAACTAAAGTGAGTGGAACACAAGTAGTTCTTTATTCGGTCAACTTTAGTAATAACAATATTGGTTGGGTTGTAGGAAATGGAGGTCTAGTATTGAAGTCCACAGACGGAGGTGAAACTTGGGACATACAATTAAAAAGAACAAATAAATCTCTTCATTCAATTAATTGCATTGATGAGAATAATGTCTGGATTGTTGGTGAGGGAGGTTCTATTCTCCATACAACAAACGGTGGTGTTACTTTTATTGAAGATGAAAAAAACTCAACTCAACCACAAGAATTTTTACTACAACAAAACTATCCAAACCCTTTTAATCCAAGAACCAGTATTCAGTATACAATAAGCACTACGCAATTTGTTACTCTTAAAGTTTATGATTTGCTCGGGAGAGAAGTTGCAATTCTTGTTAATGAAGAGAAACCGGCAGGAAGTTATGAAGTGGAATTTAATTCAGCATCCAGTATCAAGAATCTAGCATCTGGAATTTACTTTTATCGTTTGCAAGCTGGTAATTTTGTTGAGACAAAGAAGATGATTTTACTTAAATAA
- a CDS encoding amino acid permease, giving the protein MLDIKPKRLKKELKLLDVYVIATGTTLSAGFFLLPGLAAGQAGTSLPLAYLLAVVPLIPATFSIIELATAMPRAGGVYYFLDRTMGPLVGTVGGMGTWLALIFKVAFALIGMGAYLNLFFPSFEILPIAISLSVALGIIGFFGSKKSGGLQVILVIFLLALLGFFISSGVPEIRLSSFSNLFDKEFASLLSTAGLVYISYVGITNIASLSEEIENPEKNIPLGIFLSLGTAMIIYFVGTLIMVNVIPMNELIGNLTPVATAANSILGRVSMILLSIAAIISFISVANAGIMSASRYPLAMGRDHILPKIFRKLNHFGAPVISLILTITVIVLIISFLNPIKIAKLASAFQLLMFGLVCFAVIIIRESRIESYDPGFKSPLYPWMQIAGIILPLVFIAEMGWLSIIFSTGLVVAGIIWYFSYAKKRVVRTGAIYHIFERLGRQRYAGLEGEMRGILKDKGLRDSDPFDEIVTRSNVIDLDEKAEFEDVVKTASTWVSQFVQHTAEQIQKQFLEGTRMGATPVTHGIALPHLRLLGLQQAEMVLVRANKGVHMKFKNPLTDFDEEEQDVNAIFFLVSPEKDPTQHLRILAQIAGRVDEESFAEEWKTAKDDQEIKEVLLHEDRCLSLVVDGTTHTSLLLNKQLKEIKFPEDCLVAMVRRSGETIIPKGNTVLIEGDRLTIIGNPKGMSELKKEYPKSS; this is encoded by the coding sequence ATGCTTGATATCAAACCAAAACGCCTAAAGAAAGAATTAAAGCTTCTAGACGTATATGTAATAGCAACCGGGACTACACTAAGTGCGGGTTTTTTTCTTCTGCCCGGTCTTGCTGCAGGACAAGCAGGGACTTCTCTTCCTTTAGCCTATCTATTGGCAGTAGTTCCATTAATCCCCGCAACATTTAGTATCATTGAGTTAGCAACCGCAATGCCAAGGGCGGGCGGTGTTTATTATTTCCTTGATCGTACTATGGGCCCTTTAGTGGGTACAGTTGGTGGAATGGGAACCTGGCTCGCATTAATATTTAAAGTTGCATTTGCATTAATAGGAATGGGTGCATATCTAAATCTATTCTTCCCTTCATTTGAAATTTTGCCAATTGCCATTTCACTTTCTGTAGCGTTAGGAATAATCGGTTTCTTTGGGTCAAAAAAGAGCGGGGGGCTGCAGGTTATACTTGTAATATTTTTACTGGCTTTACTTGGCTTCTTTATTTCTAGCGGGGTTCCCGAAATCCGCCTATCATCTTTTAGTAATTTGTTTGATAAAGAATTTGCATCATTGTTGTCAACTGCAGGGTTGGTATATATCAGCTACGTTGGCATCACAAATATTGCAAGTCTCTCTGAGGAAATTGAAAATCCGGAGAAGAATATTCCCCTTGGAATATTTCTTTCTCTTGGTACCGCTATGATAATTTATTTTGTTGGTACCTTGATAATGGTCAATGTAATTCCAATGAATGAACTTATCGGGAATTTAACTCCAGTGGCTACAGCAGCCAACTCTATACTGGGTAGAGTAAGTATGATTTTACTATCTATAGCTGCAATTATTTCTTTCATCTCTGTTGCTAATGCAGGAATTATGAGTGCTTCACGATATCCCTTAGCAATGGGAAGAGACCATATTCTTCCTAAAATATTCAGGAAGCTCAATCATTTTGGGGCACCAGTTATATCTCTAATATTAACAATTACTGTTATTGTTTTAATAATTTCGTTTTTGAACCCGATTAAGATTGCTAAACTTGCCAGCGCATTCCAGCTTTTAATGTTTGGACTTGTTTGCTTTGCCGTGATTATTATAAGAGAAAGCAGAATTGAATCTTATGATCCGGGATTTAAATCACCTCTATACCCTTGGATGCAAATTGCCGGAATCATTCTTCCATTAGTATTTATTGCCGAGATGGGTTGGCTTTCAATTATTTTTTCCACTGGCTTAGTGGTCGCAGGGATTATATGGTATTTCTCATACGCAAAAAAAAGAGTTGTACGAACCGGAGCCATTTATCACATCTTTGAAAGATTAGGAAGACAACGATATGCAGGGCTTGAAGGGGAAATGCGGGGTATTTTAAAAGATAAAGGTTTAAGAGATTCGGATCCCTTTGATGAAATTGTTACCAGAAGTAATGTTATAGATTTAGATGAAAAAGCAGAATTTGAGGATGTTGTTAAAACTGCTTCGACATGGGTATCCCAATTTGTTCAGCATACTGCGGAACAAATCCAAAAACAATTCTTAGAAGGAACACGAATGGGTGCAACACCCGTTACACATGGAATTGCATTACCACATTTAAGATTGCTTGGTTTGCAGCAAGCAGAAATGGTGCTTGTCCGTGCAAATAAAGGTGTGCATATGAAATTCAAAAATCCGTTAACTGATTTTGATGAAGAAGAACAAGATGTTAATGCAATCTTCTTTTTAGTTAGTCCTGAAAAAGATCCCACACAGCATCTTAGAATATTAGCGCAGATAGCCGGAAGGGTGGATGAAGAAAGTTTTGCAGAAGAATGGAAAACAGCAAAGGATGATCAGGAAATAAAAGAAGTGCTGCTGCATGAAGACAGATGCCTTTCCCTAGTTGTGGATGGAACTACACATACATCGTTGCTTTTGAATAAACAGTTAAAAGAAATAAAATTCCCCGAAGATTGCCTTGTTGCAATGGTAAGAAGAAGCGGAGAAACCATCATTCCGAAAGGAAATACTGTTTTAATAGAAGGGGACAGGCTAACAATCATTGGTAATCCCAAAGGTATGTCTGAGCTTAAAAAAGAGTATCCAAAAAGTTCGTAG
- the hydF gene encoding [FeFe] hydrogenase H-cluster maturation GTPase HydF yields MNVDSNRPHIAIVGRRNVGKSLLVNSLLEKNVSAVSDVAGTTTDSVSTKYELLPYGPVVIVDTAGIDDEGELGRKRITETIKILSSSDFALVVLDARETLQSKELELFAYLDKLQINYIVAVNKIEFGVNPVLLEELKELRMTHFEVSCKEKAGIEELKRRMIRLLPEDDEPPLVKDIVKQGDVVVMVIPADHTLPYRKLILSQVHMIREALDENAIITVCREKELVSTLNNLKSYPDLVIVDSNSVTRIIEDIPPQIRLTTFSLVIARHRGDLPLFIKGLRKIDGLKSGDKVLIAEVCSHHTLEDDIGTVKIPKWLRSYTKKELHIDIVHGNDLPDNLSEYKLVVHCGGCLLTHRALQTRINEAKLMDVPVVTYGVITSFMNGAIPRALVPFTDAFAEWDKIKIKK; encoded by the coding sequence ATGAATGTTGATTCAAATCGCCCGCATATAGCCATAGTTGGAAGAAGAAATGTAGGCAAATCTTTGCTTGTAAATTCTCTGCTTGAGAAAAATGTTTCCGCGGTTTCTGATGTTGCGGGCACTACCACCGACTCAGTTAGCACAAAGTACGAACTACTACCTTATGGTCCTGTTGTAATTGTAGATACTGCTGGTATTGATGACGAAGGCGAACTTGGAAGAAAGCGCATAACCGAAACCATAAAAATTTTATCGTCTTCTGATTTTGCATTGGTTGTTCTTGATGCTCGTGAAACTTTGCAAAGCAAGGAACTTGAACTTTTTGCATATCTTGATAAACTTCAGATAAATTACATCGTAGCAGTAAATAAAATTGAGTTTGGTGTAAATCCTGTTTTACTAGAAGAACTTAAGGAACTTAGGATGACACATTTTGAAGTTTCTTGTAAAGAGAAAGCGGGAATTGAAGAACTTAAACGCAGAATGATTAGACTACTTCCAGAGGATGATGAACCGCCGTTAGTAAAAGATATTGTAAAGCAAGGTGATGTTGTTGTAATGGTTATTCCTGCTGATCACACATTGCCTTACAGAAAATTAATTCTTTCTCAGGTTCATATGATAAGAGAAGCGCTTGATGAGAATGCGATAATAACTGTTTGTCGCGAGAAAGAACTTGTATCAACTTTAAATAATCTAAAATCTTATCCTGATCTAGTTATTGTTGATAGTAATTCAGTAACTCGTATTATAGAAGATATTCCTCCCCAAATTAGGCTTACTACTTTTTCACTTGTAATTGCACGCCACAGGGGCGATCTTCCTTTGTTCATCAAAGGATTAAGAAAAATTGATGGGCTTAAAAGCGGAGATAAAGTACTAATCGCTGAAGTCTGTTCTCATCATACTCTGGAAGATGATATTGGAACAGTAAAGATTCCTAAATGGCTTCGCAGTTATACAAAAAAAGAATTGCATATAGATATTGTTCACGGCAATGATCTGCCTGACAATTTATCTGAATACAAACTTGTTGTTCATTGTGGTGGATGTTTGTTAACGCACAGAGCCTTGCAGACTAGAATTAATGAAGCAAAACTTATGGATGTTCCTGTTGTAACATATGGTGTGATAACATCATTTATGAATGGAGCAATACCAAGAGCCCTCGTTCCGTTTACAGATGCTTTTGCTGAATGGGACAAGATAAAAATTAAAAAGTAG
- a CDS encoding T9SS type A sorting domain-containing protein has translation MGAEITAQSITVGVGQYFTALNTYGPMRSNTTADHWNRHAYIYPATGLTGLGHGANIGSIEFFKYEALDYIGGETFKIYIKNTSDPDWGTAALDWPTAITGATLVFDGAPQANVAGDQGFKKFFFSSPYTYDTTNGHNLAILVDYYQPTAQPTAISWLYDSDVSFPPYAANQCKYISGTGIPTNSLTSSNVRHPYLKINIPTAINMEATAVIQPSPTSTLYGSSPVEARYTNTGLNAISNGNAEVKIFDPGMSLVYTGTGVFASVLPNEFVDVPFSQTFTPTTSGFYTVQSVVSVTGDLYPGDDTLTTTINVVVPTFPVVICYSRATANERSNIDSVLLALATFNFTSFDTLNRDFGTPELTHWQTVIWCEESSIPALEIQAIEDFLDGGTTGMQKSLLIAGDDIGYYHGRLASTTYDSVFYSEYLHALYFADDGNGTADQSRICGVAVNPGLCDSLTSSFPDGIGVVNGSVVAYRFNDLPAASDTVISVAFDGTTYNVLYHAFEFREIVIPVTEDVSQIMLGSLSWIVGAGGSIPVELTSFTSVVRDNDVTLNWKTATETNNSSFVVERKSNHNSQFTQIANIPGRGTTTEPVSYSYTDVDLIAGTYTYRLKQIDLDGTFDYIGSIEVEVVPPKVFALEQNYPNPFNPTTTIKYSVPTSGLVNLSIFNVLGEKVTDLINKEVEAGSYELNFNASNLSSGVYFYKLEAGSFTSIKKMMLIK, from the coding sequence TTGGGAGCAGAAATTACAGCGCAATCAATAACTGTCGGCGTTGGTCAGTATTTTACTGCTTTAAATACCTATGGTCCTATGAGATCTAACACAACGGCAGATCATTGGAACAGGCACGCATATATATATCCTGCTACAGGGCTCACAGGGTTAGGTCATGGTGCAAATATTGGGAGCATTGAGTTTTTTAAATATGAAGCACTCGACTATATAGGTGGTGAAACATTTAAGATATATATTAAAAATACCTCTGATCCTGATTGGGGTACGGCTGCTCTGGATTGGCCAACTGCCATTACCGGCGCTACTTTAGTTTTTGATGGCGCTCCTCAAGCAAACGTAGCCGGTGATCAGGGATTTAAGAAGTTCTTTTTCTCATCACCTTATACATATGATACTACAAACGGACATAATCTGGCAATATTGGTTGATTACTATCAACCAACTGCTCAGCCTACAGCAATAAGTTGGTTATATGATAGTGACGTTTCATTTCCTCCTTATGCTGCAAATCAATGTAAATATATTAGTGGTACAGGCATCCCTACAAACTCTTTAACTTCTTCAAATGTAAGGCATCCTTATCTAAAGATTAATATTCCGACTGCTATTAATATGGAAGCAACTGCCGTTATACAGCCAAGTCCAACTTCAACTTTGTATGGAAGTTCCCCAGTTGAGGCTAGGTATACTAATACCGGCTTAAATGCGATTTCTAATGGAAACGCTGAAGTTAAAATATTTGACCCGGGTATGAGTCTAGTTTATACTGGTACTGGTGTTTTTGCATCTGTTCTACCAAATGAATTTGTTGATGTGCCATTTTCACAGACATTCACTCCTACAACCTCCGGATTTTATACAGTTCAATCTGTAGTATCTGTTACAGGTGATCTTTACCCTGGAGATGATACCTTGACTACGACGATCAATGTAGTAGTACCGACTTTTCCTGTTGTTATTTGTTATAGCAGAGCTACAGCAAATGAAAGATCAAATATTGATAGTGTTCTGCTAGCATTAGCCACTTTTAATTTCACATCATTTGATACACTTAACAGGGATTTCGGAACCCCAGAACTAACCCATTGGCAAACTGTAATATGGTGTGAAGAAAGTTCAATACCTGCCCTAGAAATTCAAGCTATAGAAGATTTTCTAGACGGCGGTACAACTGGAATGCAAAAATCACTTCTGATTGCAGGAGACGATATTGGGTACTACCATGGCAGATTAGCTTCAACAACTTATGATTCAGTTTTTTATAGTGAATACCTCCATGCTTTATATTTCGCGGATGATGGGAATGGTACAGCAGATCAAAGTAGGATTTGTGGTGTTGCTGTTAATCCAGGTCTGTGTGATTCTCTTACATCATCATTTCCGGATGGTATTGGAGTAGTGAATGGCAGCGTGGTAGCCTATCGATTTAATGATCTTCCCGCAGCAAGCGACACTGTTATAAGTGTTGCTTTTGACGGTACTACATATAACGTACTCTACCATGCATTCGAATTTAGAGAAATCGTTATACCTGTTACTGAAGATGTAAGTCAAATAATGTTAGGTTCATTATCTTGGATAGTTGGCGCCGGCGGATCGATTCCGGTAGAACTAACATCATTTACTTCTGTAGTCAGAGATAATGATGTAACTTTAAACTGGAAGACTGCAACTGAAACTAATAACAGTAGTTTTGTAGTTGAAAGAAAATCAAACCACAATAGTCAATTCACTCAGATTGCAAATATTCCAGGTAGAGGGACCACAACTGAGCCTGTAAGCTATTCATATACTGATGTAGATCTAATTGCTGGTACTTACACTTACAGACTAAAGCAAATTGATTTAGATGGTACCTTTGATTATATCGGTTCCATAGAAGTGGAAGTTGTTCCTCCAAAAGTATTTGCTCTTGAACAGAATTATCCAAATCCGTTTAACCCAACAACCACAATAAAGTATTCAGTTCCAACTTCTGGATTGGTAAATTTGAGTATCTTTAATGTTTTAGGAGAGAAGGTTACTGATTTGATTAACAAAGAAGTAGAGGCTGGTTCTTATGAACTAAACTTTAATGCTTCAAACTTATCAAGCGGTGTTTACTTCTATAAACTAGAAGCTGGTAGTTTTACATCTATCAAGAAAATGATGCTTATTAAATAG
- a CDS encoding class I fructose-bisphosphate aldolase: MMLNKIKELLGSEADSLLSYKAKFPKEQLHLPGPDFVDRIFAQTDRNINVLKNLQWIFQTGRLAGTGYVSILPVDQGIEHSAGASFAPNPVYFDPENIVKLAIEGGCNAVASTLGVLGMTARKYAHKIPYILKINHNELLTYPNKYDQIMFASVEQAHDMGAAAVGATIYFGSEESNNQIIEVSEAFQYAHELGMATILWCYLRNNAFKSDKDYHVSADLTGQANHLGVTIQADIIKQKLPENNGGYNSIKGFGKTHKKVYTDLSTDHPIDLTRYQVINNYMGRAGLINSGGASGENDFAEAAKTAVINKRAGGMGLISGRKAFQRPMSEGVQLLNIIQDVYAEKEITIA; this comes from the coding sequence ATAATGTTAAATAAAATTAAAGAATTATTAGGCAGCGAAGCTGATTCTCTGTTATCATACAAAGCAAAATTTCCAAAAGAACAATTACATTTACCTGGGCCAGATTTTGTTGATAGAATTTTCGCTCAAACAGATAGAAATATTAATGTACTAAAAAATCTTCAGTGGATTTTTCAGACAGGCAGACTTGCGGGAACAGGTTATGTTTCAATCCTTCCTGTTGATCAGGGAATTGAACACAGCGCTGGTGCCTCTTTTGCACCAAATCCTGTTTATTTTGATCCTGAAAATATTGTGAAACTCGCTATTGAAGGTGGATGTAATGCTGTAGCTTCTACACTTGGTGTACTTGGAATGACTGCAAGAAAATATGCCCATAAAATTCCATATATATTAAAGATTAACCACAACGAGCTATTAACATATCCAAACAAATATGATCAAATAATGTTTGCAAGTGTTGAACAGGCTCACGATATGGGTGCGGCTGCAGTTGGCGCAACAATTTATTTCGGATCCGAAGAAAGCAATAATCAAATAATCGAAGTTAGTGAAGCATTCCAATATGCGCACGAACTTGGAATGGCTACAATTTTATGGTGCTACTTAAGAAATAACGCTTTCAAATCGGATAAGGATTATCATGTTTCTGCTGATTTAACTGGACAGGCAAATCATTTGGGTGTTACAATTCAGGCAGATATTATCAAACAAAAACTTCCAGAAAATAATGGCGGATACAATTCAATAAAAGGATTTGGCAAAACCCATAAAAAAGTTTACACAGATTTATCCACAGATCATCCAATTGATTTAACACGTTATCAGGTAATTAATAATTATATGGGTCGTGCTGGATTGATAAACAGCGGCGGCGCTTCCGGTGAAAACGATTTTGCTGAAGCAGCTAAAACAGCAGTTATAAATAAACGCGCTGGTGGAATGGGATTAATTTCAGGTCGAAAAGCTTTCCAACGTCCAATGAGTGAAGGTGTACAGTTATTAAATATTATTCAGGATGTTTACGCTGAAAAAGAAATAACAATAGCTTAA
- the nuoE gene encoding NADH-quinone oxidoreductase subunit NuoE encodes MHNKIFENYQPNDRSTLIPLLQDVQNIYGYLPENALRDISDFVKVPLSRVYGVATFYNQFRLMPLGENIIRVCRGTACHVKNSANILFALEAELGVLAGHTTRDKKFTLEVVNCIGACSIAPVILVNDDYHGRITVKDIPKILKKYQTAKKTETAEATK; translated from the coding sequence ATGCACAATAAAATATTTGAAAACTACCAACCGAATGACAGAAGCACATTAATCCCCCTTCTTCAGGACGTACAAAACATCTATGGTTATTTACCCGAAAATGCTTTAAGAGATATTTCTGATTTTGTAAAAGTTCCGCTTAGCCGAGTTTATGGTGTGGCAACTTTTTATAATCAATTCCGTTTAATGCCGCTTGGCGAAAATATTATTCGTGTTTGCCGCGGAACAGCTTGCCATGTTAAAAATTCTGCAAATATACTTTTTGCGTTAGAAGCGGAATTAGGAGTTTTGGCAGGACATACAACACGCGATAAAAAATTTACTCTTGAAGTTGTTAATTGTATCGGAGCTTGTTCAATCGCTCCGGTCATTTTAGTTAATGATGATTATCACGGAAGAATAACTGTAAAAGATATACCAAAGATTTTGAAAAAATATCAGACAGCTAAAAAGACTGAGACTGCTGAGGCAACTAAATGA
- a CDS encoding HAD-IA family hydrolase: MKLNTNQKISHCCFDLDGTLVDSNKTIYESTVFTLRKLNIHFNIDKELFALKIGQHFVDIFNAFNIDVPDFEKFIKIYKENYFEQMKYSTVYSGVEKTLESLKNQNIKVSLLTTKVQDQADKIIDHFNLRKYFDLVMGRRYGIAHKPSPEPLLKICIDLNVDVKNTLMVGDTELDIQCGKNAGSSTCGVLYGYRTQELLEIENPDFIVGGINEILNIV; the protein is encoded by the coding sequence TTGAAACTCAATACAAATCAAAAAATCAGTCACTGTTGTTTTGACCTTGATGGAACTTTAGTTGATTCCAACAAAACAATTTATGAATCGACAGTGTTTACATTAAGAAAACTTAATATTCACTTTAATATTGATAAAGAATTATTTGCGTTAAAAATAGGGCAGCATTTTGTAGATATTTTTAATGCGTTTAATATTGATGTACCGGACTTTGAAAAGTTTATTAAGATTTACAAAGAAAATTATTTTGAACAAATGAAATACTCTACAGTTTATAGCGGGGTAGAAAAAACTTTAGAATCTCTTAAAAACCAGAACATCAAAGTTTCTTTGCTAACAACTAAAGTACAGGATCAAGCTGATAAGATAATAGACCATTTTAATCTGAGAAAATATTTTGATCTTGTAATGGGAAGACGCTATGGTATTGCACACAAACCATCACCGGAACCGTTGCTAAAAATTTGTATTGATCTTAATGTAGATGTTAAAAACACACTAATGGTTGGAGATACAGAACTTGATATTCAATGTGGAAAAAATGCAGGCTCGTCTACGTGCGGAGTTTTATATGGTTATAGAACTCAAGAATTGTTAGAAATAGAAAACCCGGATTTTATTGTGGGTGGCATTAACGAGATATTAAACATTGTCTGA